The Garra rufa chromosome 20, GarRuf1.0, whole genome shotgun sequence genome contains the following window.
CAAGAGTTTGCACTTTCTCATGTGACCAAAGGGGGGCACTGTCACACCTTAAGTGATTAACCAAATGTTTACTACTCACATTATTTATGCAGTCATTTTTTCTAACCACACCTTTTTACTTTTCTGTAAAAATCTAAATCCATAAATCCATCCGCGTTGACCTTAGGCAGCAGAAACCAACGCTTTTAGAAGATGCGATTATTCCTGAAGCTatctgcaaaagaaaaaaaagggaaaaacaggTAGGTACTGTTACATAACCGTagataaaagacatttaatttACTCAATTCTACACccttaaaaaaatcattacaagcaatgtCTGACTTTAAACTATAGTTACTACTAAAGTTACTCAAAGCTGATCTATATGCAAACTATTCCTGTTAATcctaagtaaaagtaaaataaatacaagTTGCTAAAACTGCATCTCTATACAGCTAACATACAGCTCTTAatcaattaatttatttgtttgtgcatttctttatttatttttgtttcaatgTGATTTTCTCGTTTCAGTCTGGGAAAACCTTGGGGATCAACACTATACTGGAAATTAGTAAAACAGAGACTAAAGGATCCACAGATGAGCTTGTGAAAACAGAATATTTATCGATGGCAGGAAAGTCAGTCTGGTTGAAACTCCTGAAAATTTGCACAAAAATACATGGAAGAATCTCAGCTGAGTGCAGCTGATCCTACACTGTaagaagttttcaccagtttcaacttaaaaacttaagtttagcagctgccttaaaattttaagttaaatcaacttaagtcatttcaactcacaagttaaatcaactcatttttattgtaataagttaaaatgacttggagttttaagctgatttaacttaaaattttaaggtagctgctgaacttaggtttttaagttgaaactggtgaacatAAGTACAGTAAGTACAATAAGTACATGAAGTAAACCCATCAGAGCAATACCAGCTTATCGGTTTGTTTTTAAAGTCACTTAGTCACTGGATGAATAGTCACTTAATCTAAATGCATATTTCGTACATGTAAATTATAGccttatttatcaaaataatggTTATTTTGAGGCGTTCTGTTCtgtttatgtttgtatttaattTCGTTCTGCACCTTGTGATGTTCCTCTAAAAGAGTATTGCTGTTTACTGTTTATTTTTTCTCTTGAATTGCAAAAACAAAGACTTTGTGTAGAGAACAACACAATGATGCTGGATGTACAGAGAGAGCTTTAAGATGCAGTCACATTTACTGTTACTGTCAATTTTCAGGGGCAAACAGGATTCTACGTGAGAACTACATTCCTATGAATATTTCGCATTAAGTTTTCTTTTTTCACACAGCTAGAGAGGAACACTGAAAAATTCACACTTTTGACAAAACAAGACAAATCAAGTCTAACTCACAAAACTGCTCCAAAATATGGATATGTTGGCAAAATTATTCTAGATTAAACCCACTTATGTGCATCAgcttgtcaggattatgtctgtgttttgttctgtttacctgcagaggaccaatttcgagtatgggtcaccatacttgacaatacgtcacttTCATTTCACTTTcactagtgtttttccccctctgtttccagtacttttggtttgtcccatttgctcccccttttggtttagtgtttttggttctttccatgcccatatttgtattgtTACATGTGatcattgcttgctcccggtttttgtttgtttgtattagtttcagtgttttgtttaataaaactttttatattcatttattccggttcacctgcttcatctccactcctccattcagccagactgtgacacagctactctgtaaaaaaaaaaaaaaaaaaaaaaaaaaaatgttaagtaaacttaaaattttaagttgaatcaattcaaatatctaagttgtcacttagtacaacttaccattttaagttgactaaactttagtttagttgactgaacttaaaattaaaaggcaaccatgtaacaaattattttaagttgattcaacaaagtgttttttacagtgtaagttcAATTATATTCAATCAATTGCAATATGATAATAGACAAACATAAACCAAGGTTGTGAACATCTACTTAGGTTATTTGAGGATATTAAGCACATGGTTTCCAGTCAGGTAcatttcataaaaataaatatttacgcAACATTATCAGCCACAAGACTAGACAAACTGGATATTCTGGTTTCAGATCAGCATTTAAAGATGCATTTTCGTTTTTAAGCCATGTCAAGTTGAAGTCAAGCAGTTTTCATCCTGGATGTCGTCTAGTAGATTTGTCTATTTGTATTCGCGTTTAtgtgattttatttgatttttgaagtttttgAAGTTATTTTAGACTGGTTTGATATTTTTCAGATGTATAGCCTAGTTTGATTTTCATTTTGTTGAACTTTTTTGTAAACATTGTTTTTGGAAAGCAAAACAGAACGACACGCAAGAGCGATGGAACAAGGTAAAATGTACAGGCATTTAAGATAACAAAAAACTACTTTGCTTTTCAGTCTTTTTAAAAGTTTCGCAAGTTaacattgttaaaaaaagatCCCATTCACACCAATTTTTTAAcaattatttgaatgaaatatggtTGACTCTTcaacgtctgtgtgtgtgtgtgtgtgtgtgtgtgtgtgtgtgtgtgtgtgtgtgttttcttggATGGCAGAAATCTGAAAAACCTAAATGATAAGCACAATTTTAGATGATAAAGTTGCATCTAgctattatttaaaaacatttcattttcttCTCGTTTCGCCTCAGAATTGAGAGCAGTGCTGATTGGAAGGTGTCACTCTGGAAAAACCTTGATGATCAACACTATATTGGAAACCAGTGAAACAGAAGCTGAAGGAGATGAACATGTGAAGAGAGAAGGTTTTTTTGATGGCAGGAAAGTCAGTCTGGTTGAAACTCCTGGCTGGTGGAAAACCTTCAGTCTGAAGGATTTATCCAACATCTCCAAACAGCAGCTGGTTCGGAGGATTTCTTTGGTTTCACCTGGACCACATGCGGTTCTGATCGTGATTCGGGCCGATTCACCTTTTACAGACACCGATGGGAGGTTTCTGGAGGAGTATGTGGAGCTGCTGGGTCCGAATGTCTGGACTCACACCCTCATCATCTTCACAAGAGGAGATTTGATTAAACGAGAAGACATAGAGAAGCATATTCAGGAAGAAGGATCAGCACTCAAGCGGCTCAttgaaaaatgtgaaaataaatatcacgtttttaataataattcaaaCCATCACGACCGAACTCAAGTCAAAGAGTTGCTCATGAAAATCGAACAAATTGTAAGGAAGAATAACGGCAAGCACTTTGACATTGACTTGGAAAAAGTGAATGAAGTCAATGAGCAGTGGAAGGAAATCCAGACCAGAGCAAGTTTGAGAAAATCCAGAGTTCAGGAGGAACGGTCAACAGTTCAAGAAAAAGGTAAGATAATGATGTGGTTGCATTTAAGGTTGTTTGGAGAATTTTCTACCTTTTTCAACTGCCCTTCTCATTTCAGCATATGTGCGTCGTCTTGAAGAGATCAGAGTGGTTTTGTTTGGATGGGTTCTTGCTGGAAAGAGCTCAGCTGGAAACACCATCTTGAACCGGAATGAATTTGCCATAGGAGGAAAAACCGGAGAGGGTAAGAGAGGCTACGGAGATGTAGACGGACGGGAGATAACTGTTTTGGACACTCCAGGCTGGTGGAAGTACTTTGAATCTGAGCTCAACCCAGATTTCATTAGATCTGCGATTTTAGGAAACGTGTCAGCATGTAAGAAGTTTCCTAATGCCATGCTGCTCGTAATTCCAGCAGATACATCATTTCAGGAAGAACAAAAGATAATCATTAGGCAGAATATGTCTATCCTTGGAGACGAGGTCTGGAGACACACTATAGTTTTGTTCACGTGGGGCGACAGATTCAAAGACATCTCCATCGAGCAGCACATTGAGAGTGAAGGTGAAGCTCTTCAGTGGCTGATTGAGAAATGCAGGAACAGATATCACGTCTTTGACAACACAGACAAGAACCCAGATCAAGTCTTAGAGCTGCTCCAGAAGATTGATGAGATGGCGGCAGAAAACAGTTCGTTTCGTCTTAACACACGGAAAAGTGTTCAGGGTAATGACGAACAGGAGGATCTGAATATGGAGGTCAGACTGAAGGATTTCACCCGCTTTCTGGATGAGGGGTTTAAGAGAAAAGCTGAGGAAATAACACAAAAGATAGAAAAGTTGTGCATGGGGATCATGAAAGAAagtataaaacttaaaaaatgggCAAGCATGGATTTGACGCCTGAGTGTAAGTTTTTACTCGGCTTTCTGTCATCAGGTATAATAAAGTTGGCTTGAGACTATTTCTGACTCCTACttctcctagagctttaactctacaaactacAAACTCAGGCTAGATcttcaacatgttaatcatgctacagacatgctagcaacatgctaatcatgctacagacatgctagcaacatgctaatcatgctacagacatgctagcaacatgctaatcatgctacaaacatgttagcaacatgctaatcatgcaacagagatgctagcaacatgctaatcatgctacagagatgctagcaacatgctaatcatgctacagacatgctagcaacatgctgatcatgctacagacatgttaacatgttattcatgctacagacatgctagcaacatgctaatcatgctacagacatgctagcaaacatgctaatcatgctacagacatgctagcaacatgctgatcatgctaCAGACATGTCAACAACATGTTATTCATGATacagacatgctagcaacatgctaatcatgctacagacatgctaacaacatgctgatcatgctacagacatgttaacaacatgttattcatgctacaaacatgctagcaaacatGCTAATCACGCTACAGacaagctagcaacttgctaatcatgctacagacATGCTAGCaaacacgctaatcatgctacaaacatgctagcaaaatgctaatcatgctacagacatgctagcaacatgctaatcatgctacagacatgctagcaacatgctaatcatgctacaaacatgctagcaacatgctagcaacatgttaatcatgctacagacatgctagcaacattctaatcatgctacaaacatgctagcaacatgctaatcatgctacaaacatgctagcaacatgctagcaatttgctaatcatgtaagaaaaatgctagcaacaatcatgctaaaacatgctaatcatgttacaaacatgctaacaacatggcaatcatgctacaaacatgctagcaacatgctaatcatgctacagacatgctagcaacatgctaatcatgttacagacatgctagcaacatgctaatcatgctacaaacatcttagcaacatgctaatcattctacaGACATGCTagcaaaacatgctaatcatgctacagacatgctagcaacatgctaatcatgctacaataatgttagcaacatgctaatcatgctacagacattctagcaacatgttaaagaTTCTATAGACATGCTATCAAAATGCTGATCATGCTATAGACATGCGAGCAACATGCTTACAtgtctagaaacatgctaacaacatgttaactaCTTGCTAATCATAGTggaatcatactagcaacatgttaacaacttgtcaATCTGGCTAGAAAcaggttaacaacatgctaatcatgtaacTAAACATGtcaacaacttgttaatcatactaacatgctagcaacatcttaataatgttaaaacatttcaaaatcatggtaaacatgctaacaacatgctagcaatttgctaatcatgtaagaaaaatgctagcaacaatcatgataaaacatgctaatcatgtttacaaacatgctaaaaacatgccaatcttgttaaaacatgttaccaaatttgttaatcatgctagaaacatgataaaaacttgatagtcatgctagcaacatgacaACAACGTGCTAATcgtgctagcaatatgctagcaactcgctaatcatgcttgaaatatgCTACCAACATGCTGACCATGctataacatgctagcaacatgctaatcatgctacaaacatgttaacaaacatgctaatcatgctacagacATGCTACAGACATGTCAATCATGCTATAGACATGATATCAAAATGTTGATCATGCTAtagacatgctagcaacatgttaacaacttgtcaatcatgctagaaaaatgttaacaacatgctagcaatttgctaatcatgtaagaaaaatgctagcaacaatcatgctaaaacatgctaatcatgttacaaacatgctaacaacatggcaATCATGTTAAAACAAGTTAGCAtatttgttaatcatgttagaaacatgataacaacttCATAGTAatgctagcaacgtgctaatcatgctagcaacatgctatctaTCTGACGGACTGTATTGTTCCAAAACATTCAAACGTTAAACTATAAAACTATAAAAcaatttcagactgaaaacctttttttttttttttactttttatactttctgatcaggctttctcaagccaacgccttgacaaactttttttttaatctagtttcTGTAGATTTTACtctgatttatatttttaactcTGTTTGGTTGGCAGTGCACAGTGAACCTCCTGATTCCCAAAATGAAGCGACCGGTCCATCTCAACACGACAGCAGTAAGTTGTTTTATACaaaattttgtcataatttctgAACAGCTGAAGCAAATGCATTCAAAGCTGAAAAATAGGACTTGTGGTGAATCTTCTGGGAATCATCAGATTTCTGTGTTACAAACATTGATGATGTTCAAATCTCTTTCAGTTCCGGAGCCAGTTAGGACACTTCTGGAGAGAGAGTTCAGCAGATGGGAAACTATAATCATAGATGGTGTTCAGGAAAGTTTACAGGACATTAAATCATCATTTGGTGAGTAGTTTTACTCAGAATATCAAGTGTTTGTATTCTACAGAGACAacctaaagggttagttcacccaaaaatgaaaattagcccattatttactcaccctccaggcatcctaagtgtatatgagtCCAATTCAATTTTCATGCTTTAGCATTGCATGTGCGGATGTTTcccttcatcagtccaaaacaagtccaataaagtgcatccatcccaAGGTTAATAcagttttgcatttttaattatttttattttaatatagttttcaaactttagtttcattaacaattttgttagttttagtttcgttTTCATTTTGTTatcacatttctatttagtttttttatagtttataatgtgagacaaaatatcaatcgctgcagtctatttaaaagtgtttaattcatttgaatgaattattaataatgtaatacataatatttgtatttaaaatataatataatacaccaatttttaatattaaatttatgaaacgTGGTTTGAGTGAATAAATGACTCGctcataaaaacattactggatgaatcagcgtttctgaatgaatctctctattcaatgacaaatacattttttaacagttacttttttccacctagtggcgaaacaatgcaatcgactCAAAAGATGTGCTCTGTATTGATCTCTACCGTAGACGtcaatgtttatatccaaactatgacctttaatctcagtattgctgtgataatatgaatgattgagtttttatttcagttagtttttcaataaaatatgttcgttttgtttcgttttaatttttaatttatttcgtttttattttattccagtttacgaaaatgttttttgatcagTCGTTTTCGTCTTGGTTTTAGTTTTCGTTTACAAAAATAGCCTTGATccgtccataataaaaaagtgtcgATTatagatgaatgcactttattggacttgttttggactcatGAAGAAAAACATCCTCCGAtgtcattctaaagcttggaagtgccgggataatttttaatataactctgattggatttgactGAAATAAGGAAgctatatacacctaggatgtctggaggagtaaataatgggctagttttcatttttgggtgaactaaccctttaatatgaAGATATTTGTCCAAATTAGACATGGAAAGTATAGCAAACGTACACTTTTTGTGTTCCTCATCATTAATCTCATTTGTTCGGATATTTCCATTGTCATTTTCAGAGCTGTCTCAGGCTGAAAAGATGCGACGGTCAGAAGATGCTGTTGAGAGATGGCTACAGAACTGCTACCATTATCTTAAGCATACTATTGTTAAAATACAATCTCCAAAATCACTAATCAAGTCACAATGATTACTCAATACAAGGCATGTTTTATGTAGTGTGTGTGATTTTGATGTGCTAGAATTGTGTAAATAGGCTGGATATACCTTTTGTAACTTAAAATTCAAAGAATTTTAGTTTGTAAATTAATTTAagcctttttttgtttgttttacctaATCACGATCAAAACCAGATGCTAGGTTTACACTGTTATCTGGGACTGTTTACAGGAAAGATAAAGAAAGGAAAAGCTTAAGAAGCCAGGAATTAAAGGAGACAAACAAACAATTCTAAGGTTTTTACATTTGTACGGGACTCTGCATTATTATTctattttctttgtttgtttgttttttgttgcttttttttattgagattgatacgctgaataaataatctttccattaatgtatggtttttgTTAAGATAATATTttgctgaaatacaactatttgaaaatctacaatctgagggtgcaaaaaaatctaaatactgagaaaatcatctttaaagttgtccaaaaattaagtgttgatatatttctggtaggaaatttactaaatatcttcatgaaatatgatctttacttagtaccctaatgatttttggcataaagtaaaattatttactcacccgcaGGTGTTTACAACTTCCTTATTTACTTCCTAATTGAATCTAATCAGAATCAAATTAAAAAATTGTTCAGTGGTtgagtgtttctcttcatctgtccaaaacaagtccaataaagtgtattcatccataataaaaagtgttgaTTATAGATTAATGcaatttattggacttgttttggactcatGAAGAGAAACACCCTCCTGTGCCATTCTAAAatttggaagtgccaggataattgttaatataactccgattg
Protein-coding sequences here:
- the LOC141294287 gene encoding GTPase IMAP family member 8, with the protein product MINTILETSETEAEGDEHVKREGFFDGRKVSLVETPGWWKTFSLKDLSNISKQQLVRRISLVSPGPHAVLIVIRADSPFTDTDGRFLEEYVELLGPNVWTHTLIIFTRGDLIKREDIEKHIQEEGSALKRLIEKCENKYHVFNNNSNHHDRTQVKELLMKIEQIVRKNNGKHFDIDLEKVNEVNEQWKEIQTRASLRKSRVQEERSTVQEKAYVRRLEEIRVVLFGWVLAGKSSAGNTILNRNEFAIGGKTGEGKRGYGDVDGREITVLDTPGWWKYFESELNPDFIRSAILGNVSACKKFPNAMLLVIPADTSFQEEQKIIIRQNMSILGDEVWRHTIVLFTWGDRFKDISIEQHIESEGEALQWLIEKCRNRYHVFDNTDKNPDQVLELLQKIDEMAAENSSFRLNTRKSVQGNDEQEDLNMECTVNLLIPKMKRPVHLNTTAFRSQLGHFWRESSADGKL